DNA from Ananas comosus cultivar F153 linkage group 12, ASM154086v1, whole genome shotgun sequence:
TGGGTCTAAATCATCTAAAGATCCCATTTTGGGAGTTGGGTATTTGCTATTTTGATCCATAGTGTTTGATTCCGAAAGGTTTGGGAGATGAGTAGTTTGTTATTTTGATCCATAATCCCCCTCTTTACAGCTAAAGATCCCATTTTGGTTGTTACTTTGATCCATAATCTTTGATTCCACAAAAAAATTTGGTGTTTTGGTGCTAAAAATgttggatttttttctttttcctcttctttttgtttttgaccCAAGTTTTGTTGGGTTTTTGGTGTAGGTTGTTGTTCCTGTTGAAAGAGACAGGTTATGGCTTTGTTGCTGCTCCCTTTTGTGCCATTCATGGCAATTAGGGTTTCACTTTTTGTGAACCAGTGAAGGAGACTACCACTACTACTACTTGTCTagatcattaaaaaaaagagcatcttttacattctagagagagagagagagagagagagagagagagagagagagggatagtAAGGGAGAGTATGGGGCTCTTTGAGTTGATGGGGGACTCATTCGGGTGCTCCGCCGCCGGAGAACGGCTCGTCTCCGCGGCGAGGGACGGGGACTTCCAAGAGGCCCAAGCACTCTTGCAGTTCAATCCCCGCCTCGCAAAGTACTCGACATTTGGTGTCCGCAACTCCCCTCTACATTACTCTGCATCACAGGGGCACCATGAGGTGATCACCCCTTCAATGCAATGATCTATCACTACTGCTATTATTCGCTTGCTTCGGTTTAGATTCTCgctttcatttatatgctttgaATTCCTTTATTAGGTTGTTTCTCTTTTGATCGAATCCGGTGTCGACATTAATCTCAGAAACTTAAGAGGCCAGGTAAAATTTGCTTTGTCGTAAATTTGTGATTCTTTGGGGCTAAATTGTTTGGTATCTTCTCAacttttattcattttcatGCGAGTTATTtcggcatttttttttaaaaaaaaattgaaacttagGGACTAGAGGATCTCAAATTACGCATctacatacatttttaccttcttCGGCTAAACAAAATTGATCCTCGCATTTGTCGATGATGGTTTGAGCTTGAATCATCACAAAAAGCAATTCTCAGTGGATAGATGATAAAAACTTGTATGattgaaagattttttttttttgtttatttatttttcgacaGACGGCTTTAATGCTAGCTTGTCTGCACGGTCGCTGGAAGGTTGTTCAAATTCTGATGCTCTTCAAAGCaaatgtaagatttttttttttcttttttagtataTTTGCTGCGCTTAATCTCGTCGACTTGTATTCTAATTTCATTTCTTAGCAATTTGAATTGATATGAATATTTGAATGTTCTTTTAAAATCTTTAGATACACCGAAAGGATTATCTCAGCGGCGGAACAGCTTTTCACTTTGCAGCTCTAAACGGCCACACCCGCTGCATTCGGCTCCTCTTTTCCGACTACGTGCCTAGCTCATCTGAATTTTGGGATATTATGAGGGGGAACTCGAACTCGAACTCAAAAAAAGATGCTTTAAATACGCACTTTGATGAGGTGTATGTTGAATTCTAATCTATATCTTTCGATATAAATCTTTTCGGTTGAAATGCATGGATAGTTTCTTTGCTATCCCGATAATGCGACTTAAACGCCTTGTTCAAGTGAAAAGTTCACGGAACATGTCGCAATTTCGGAATAGTATAGAGACTATCCAAATACATTTTACCGTAATCATTTAACGACTATTGTAAGTCTATATCTCTctttgtatttgttttttttttttttttttttttttttttttttgtcgtatAGTGTGCTCTCTAAGATAGTGAACAAAAAAGCAGACGGAGGCGTCACCGCGCTTCATTTAGCAGCGTTAAACGGACATGCCGAGAGCGTACAGTTGCTATTGGATTTAGGAGCTTGTGTCTCCGAAACTACCGTCGATGATGGGTCGACGATTGATCTAATAGGTGATTTTTTAAGTAGCCTCCTCAACAtgtagttcttttttttatttcggtACGGTTCGTTGGCAACATAAAAGCCATATTCGAACATTTttaagtgttgaatataaatattaaaaacaccgttctttagcagcttaagcttttggagaacaacGGTTGTTCCACTTAGTTTAACATGGTAGTAGAGCAGAAGATCCTGATTTCTTGCCCCGCCAAGTTCCCGACGTTATTTAAtttcttccatttaattcaagcttaCGTATTTGGCTTATCAAAAAGTCTCAAGTCTGGACGTGAGGGAGAacgtgttgaatataaatattaaaaacaccgttctctggAAGTTTAAagcttttttaaatttaagtttgaaattttgagaCGTGATCGAATGATGGTCAAACTTTTAGATGCTAAATTTGtaactagaaattttttttttcccccttctgTCTGGCAGGCGCAGGAAGCACACCGCTTCATTACGCGGCTTGTGGAGGAAGCGCAGCATGCTGTCAAGTATGTAAAACTTGTtggttttaatttatttaaatgttttatttttttttgcgttGATAGGTATTCAAATATTCTTCAGAACACGATGATTATAATTTTGTCGACTGTTTGCAAATGCAGCTTCTTATTGCAGGAGGCGCGAGCTTGACTGCCGTGAATGCTAAAGGGTTTGTATTACGACCTATCATTTTCACACTTTATATGGATCGAATATACGGGATATAGAAAATTCTCGATACGAAATGATACAAATTGCATGTTTAAAGTAATGCCATCTCGTTTCTGGAAGACTTGAATGGGGTTTTCGTACTGAAAAGCAATAGCTAAGCATTTGGCGAACAGAAAGTCTGGAGCTTTTGCTGTGGCGGGAAGCTTAAATGAGCTTTTAGGTTTTAGAAGTAGAAAttctaatttgaagcttctactttTCTTATTATGAGAAGCTGTTGGGAGAGCGTATCAATGAAAAAGCTGGAAGTACATTTTTAAGTGGTTTTATCCGAAATCACTTCTAGCGAGGCGATTCGAAGAAGGTTCGAAACTACAAAAAGTTTAGAGGAATTCAATTATGCGGTATACTTGTCGATATGTTTTGAAGGATGAAAATTCTAGGATCCTCCGTCAAGCCTATTTCGCTCGGCTATAGCTTTTGCATGCTGTTGTCTGAGCAGAGTTGTTTGAAGAAGCATTAACAGCTTTTTGCACTAAGACTCCCCCAACACCTTTCCGCGACGAAAGCTCTAAGttcgagcttctgcttttggtgCTTAGAATCTCGTTTGAGCTTCTCACCACATCAAAAGCGCTAGGTTTTCTTTTCGTCAAACTCTCGACTGCTTCTTCTGAAAGAGCTTTTTAGGTCGAATCAACCATAAATTCgcttgatttttttattatatttattctttatatttttgcGATTTGCTTACAGTTGGACACCTGTGATGGTCGCTCGTTCATGGCATAAAAGCTGGCTCGAGGCCATTCTAAGCAAACAACCAGAAGGTCGCTTACGTGCTCTTCCGTCCCCTTATCTTTCGCTTCCTCTCATGAGCATCGTCAAAATTGCTCGGTGAgtttcattttgattttttttatttgctcggAAACGAgaggattttttaaaaaaaactgagCTACTTTTTATCTTTTGCAGAGAATATGGATGGAGAAAGAGAATACAATCACCAGCTTGTTTTGATCCGTGTGTCATTTGCTTGGAAATGAAGTGCAAGGTAACCGCGGAAGGTAATTTCGAGTacatttttctcttgttttcaCTAGATTGTATTTTGAAAAACTGTTGCCGTAAAAGAATACTACTATCAATTGCCGCTCAAATGCTGTCGTAATATTACCAAATTTATTTAGCTATGTACATCGACACCTCTCTTTTCTATGTCATGTCACGTCACGTCGACAAAAGGTTGCACCTCAAAATGTTGTTGATGAATCAGCTCCGTAGTGGTTCAGCTTTTCTCAGACGTGACACTTGCAATGTGTGTCGACTCTGACCAGCTAAACCACTCACCAACCACCATCTATTTAATACTGACTCATCATCAACTACATTCTGAGTACATTTTGAGATACACGTAGCACCGGTAGTCTATTTTTTAATACGATAAGCACTTCAAAACCTCAGAATGTTGTTGATGAATCAGCTCTGCACGTGTGGTCGCTAATGAGTGGTTTAGCTTTTCTCAAACATGACTCCTGACACGTGTCGACTCTGACGAGCTTAACCACTCGCCAGCTACCATATGTTCAAAACTGACTTATCGTCAACTACATTCTGAGTGCGTACCATCTGAGGTACGCGTAGCACTACTAGTCCTTTTTTTTGCCTATGATAAGCACATCAATATCTCATTTTCATAGGTTGCGGTCACGAGTTTTGCACCGAATGCGCGCTACACTTGTGCTCGAACGGTGGCTCCTCGGCAACATCTGCCCGCGGCCCTCCTGGCTCGATCCCTTGCCCTCTCTGCCGGCAACCGATCGTCTCGTTCGCCAAGATCTCGAGCGCCACGCCACTAAAGGAGCTTCCGTGGACGAAAACGCCTTTGGCTCTTTGCACCACGGGCTCGTCCGGAGGCTCGAGCGGGTCCGGCTCGGTGGCCCATTGGCTTGCGAAACCAAACATCCGGTACTCCGACGTCGAACTGGGGTGCTCGACCTCTCGGTCTCTTAGCTTCCGGAGAGTCCCG
Protein-coding regions in this window:
- the LOC109718871 gene encoding probable E3 ubiquitin-protein ligase XBOS35 isoform X2, translating into MRNLRGQTALMLACLHGRWKVVQILMLFKANIHRKDYLSGGTAFHFAALNGHTRCIRLLFSDYVPSSSEFWDIMRGNSNSNSKKDALNTHFDEVVLSKIVNKKADGGVTALHLAALNGHAESVQLLLDLGACVSETTVDDGSTIDLIGAGSTPLHYAACGGSAACCQLLIAGGASLTAVNAKGWTPVMVARSWHKSWLEAILSKQPEGRLRALPSPYLSLPLMSIVKIAREYGWRKRIQSPACFDPCVICLEMKCKVTAEGCGHEFCTECALHLCSNGGSSATSARGPPGSIPCPLCRQPIVSFAKISSATPLKELPWTKTPLALCTTGSSGGSSGSGSVAHWLAKPNIRYSDVELGCSTSRSLSFRRVPLMKLNPALCVGDDTMSPCRARCSRPELKRSASHRESSRKLRLSNCS
- the LOC109718871 gene encoding probable E3 ubiquitin-protein ligase XBOS35 isoform X1, encoding MGLFELMGDSFGCSAAGERLVSAARDGDFQEAQALLQFNPRLAKYSTFGVRNSPLHYSASQGHHEVVSLLIESGVDINLRNLRGQTALMLACLHGRWKVVQILMLFKANIHRKDYLSGGTAFHFAALNGHTRCIRLLFSDYVPSSSEFWDIMRGNSNSNSKKDALNTHFDEVVLSKIVNKKADGGVTALHLAALNGHAESVQLLLDLGACVSETTVDDGSTIDLIGAGSTPLHYAACGGSAACCQLLIAGGASLTAVNAKGWTPVMVARSWHKSWLEAILSKQPEGRLRALPSPYLSLPLMSIVKIAREYGWRKRIQSPACFDPCVICLEMKCKVTAEGCGHEFCTECALHLCSNGGSSATSARGPPGSIPCPLCRQPIVSFAKISSATPLKELPWTKTPLALCTTGSSGGSSGSGSVAHWLAKPNIRYSDVELGCSTSRSLSFRRVPLMKLNPALCVGDDTMSPCRARCSRPELKRSASHRESSRKLRLSNCS